A region of the Synechococcus sp. PCC 7502 genome:
TTGATTATCTAGTGGAATTTGCGGATTCTGATGGATGTGAGTTTGCGATCGCCTATTTGCAAGCTAGTGAGTTTATTACTTTGCAATATGAGCTTACCGCAGCTTAAGGTTTTAAGGGTTATCTAATCACAATGCGATCTCCTATTTAAATAAATTAACCAATCCTAACTGTCTGAATTCCTTATGGCTTGGGATCTTAGCTTAAAACCAATTGTTGACTCAATTATTTTTTCCTTGATTTTATTAATATTGTCGCGACTTTGAATAGGAATATCTAAAACTTTTGCAAGTTTTTGTAAATCTGTTTTCTTAGAGTTTTTTAAAAGCTCTTCCGCTTCACTCCTTGAATGCGTTTTTTGCAATAGCTCTTCTAGCTTTATTAAATTAGTAGAAGCAACCTTGTCAATGTTTATCTCTTTTTTAGCTAAAGCTTTATCTTTTTCGACTACACTTCCAATTGTGAAATATTTCTTGCCATTTATAATATCTTGAATATCATTCTCAGAAAGAAGATCAAGAAGTTTAGTAAACTGTTGTAAAAGATTAGTAAAAATATTTTTATTCATTTTTCAAAATTCCAGATTTAGTAATAAACTGATCTGCAAAATCTTTGAGTTCTTGTACAATCTCTTTATGGGTGGGACTTGAAGGTTTAGTCAGTACTACTGGAATACCACGTTCAGGGGCATCAGCATAAATATTTTTATTGTCTCGTAATTTATCTTTAAAAATAGGTAGACCTAATTTTTGGTAGTGCATCAAGATGAGGTAGTATAGAGAAAAGAGATAGTAGATAAAGACATGGAATGCCTATTGTGTGGACATCATAAAGTTTATGGACATGGTACAACCAGCAAAGGCAACGTCAGGTATGAATGTCCTAAATGTAAGAAGACATTTGTGGAGACCTTGGATACGATTTACTATCATCGGCATATAGATGCAGAAAAGATTCATTTAGTCCTGCAAAGCCAAAGTGAAGGAGTAAGCTTACGAGGTATAGCAAGATTGAGTGGATTAGCATATAACACAGTGGTTAGCATAATTAGACAAGCCTCACAGAAAGCCCAAATGGTTCATAACCAAGAAGTTAAAGCAGTAGAGACAGAAGAAATCAGTAGTGATGAAATGTGGTCATTCGTAGGAAAAAACAGAAAAACTGCTTACCAACAGAACTTGAGTCAGGAGACTGTTGGATTGGGGTAAGCATAGGTAATGATAGTGGATTGATTTTAGCGGCAAGAGTAGGAAAACATACGGATGAATTAATTGAGGAGATAGTTAGGAAAGACCGATTGCCAGCATTGGAATACTGATGGGTGGGGAGGATATGAGAGAGTGTTGGCAGAATATGTAGAACACTATATCGGCAAAGATCGCACTCAAAGAATAGAGAGAACGAATGGTATTTTAAGGCAACAGACAGGTAGATTTCATCGACGACAGCATAAATTCAGCAAGTTATGGGAGTGGACTGAAATAGCAGTCAGATTATTAGTCACATTTTTTAATTGGATATGGATTCACTCTCGAAAAAAGACAACTGCTGCCCAGAGAGCTAATTTAACCAATAGAAAGTGGACTTGGGATAATATTTGCACCTACTCTACTTTACTTTGACGCACTACCGTCTTATATTTGCACCACCAAGTTGAGTCGCCAGTTCGAGATCAACATTAATAAGTCCAAGATTAGATGGAATAAGATCTAATCTACCGCCATTACCACTCTTCTTAATTTCTGTATTTACAGTTTCAGGAGTAGTTACTAAAGATTCAAGCGAAAAAGCCCCTTGCTGAGTGATTGCGTCAAACCACTTCTTAATGGTTTTTGAGCTAGCATACTCCTGTTGCCAGACTTCGGGCTTTATAAATGAAAAGGTAAGGCTTGCCTGAGCATCCATATCAAGTAACAAAACTCGGTAGCCAAGCCAAGCTAACTCAGACGCAAGGTTTGCTGTGATAGATGTTTTACCAACACCACCTTTATAATTTATAACTGAGGTAACTTGCATGAGCGGATTATGTAGTATCAACTTAATAATATCCCTATAAGTTCTTTTTAAGCAGCAATCTATTGACAAGCAATCTCTGGAATACCTACCCTTTCTTTAGCGTGTTCAATTGTCATACCGCAAGGCTAACCATCTTCACCTAGCGGATGCAGCCTTGTTTGAACCCCAAAAAATCTTGTGGGGCGGATTCAGTTGTCTTGAGGATATTTCAGATCATTAAGCCAGCGCAAAAGTATCAAACCAGTTAGGACAAATTACGGTATGCCTTTGCCACTAAATAGTCTTCCCTAAAGGTAACATTCATAGCCTCGTCACCCTTTTGCCAGCTTACAATTACCGCATTGTCCCCAAACTTAGGAGCAAAACCTAGAGGTACTCCTTCTCCCCCCAGAATATTGACAACTTGGCGATAGGACATCCCTCGTGATAGACACACATAGTTTTGTTTACTAACTCCTGACCAACTACACCGAGAAGCTGGGGTATCTAGAGCCTGATCGTAGTGCTGCTTAGGTAAATTGGCAACGTTGAATGATGGGGCTGATAGCATATCCACAGAAGTAATCACTAAAAATGATAGCAGGGCGAAGATGATCACATCTTCAATTACAGCCTTAAATAGGTTGCGTTTATGACGGCGTTTTTGTTCTGCTACTCGATTTTGTACCCATTCCTCCCAAGGAAAAGTATCTACCCAATTGATGGCGGTAATAAACTGATCTTTGGCAAAATTAGCAGTAAGAGCTAAAGCGGTTTTAGGGTTACGGATCGCTAGTTTTGTTCCTGTTTGGACATTTTGCTGCACCTCAGGGCTGGTAATCCAAGTTCTAAGCCCTCGGACTAAATTACCAAAGGTACGACGGAGAACTAAGCCTGCCCCAGATTTCCGATGGGAATAGGGAGCGATCGCCGAGGCAGAAGTATAGGGTAAATCAAACCCTGCACTGAGAATAGTTTCATCATGATTTAAGTCAACTAGTTCCAGCTCTACTCTCCGAACTTCTACTAAAGGCAAGCGCAGGAGAAATGCTTCCAAATTTTGGGTGAAAATATTAGCTCTTGTGCGATCGCTATTGCTATTAATTAGGGCAAAGGAAATCAGTAATGTTTTTTGCTCAAGCTTGCACAGAGTTTGTTCAGGTGCAACTAGATCGATATAATCTGAGGCAAAACTAGTAAGAACGTGCTGAAACTTTTGCCAAGACACCCTATCTTCTAAATTTAGCTTTACTGTTTTCATATCTCCGAGCCTATAACTTGCATATACTTGATTTATTAACTATCGGCGGTACTCTTAATTCCTTGATTAAACGCTGACTAGTCAATAATACCCAAACTCTTTCAGTTCATATCATGACCTTTATCTCAGAACTAAATCTGATCCTCCGCGCCCGTTACCCCATTTTATATATACCATCGCCTGAAGAGGAGCGAGTAGAAAGCGCAGTGCAGGATGTTGCTAAGCAATTAGGGCGTAAGGTTTATATTTGGGATTTTGTGGATGGCTATCAAGGCGAAACGGCGGTAGGAAAACGTAATCCTTTGCAGGCTTTAGAATTTATTGAAAAAATTACGGTTGGGGCTGTGTTTATTCTCCGTGACTTTGATCGTTTTTTGGATGATATTGCGATCGCCCGTAAGCTTAGAAATTTACAAAGACATTTAAAAGGGCAGTCCCAAAATATTACAATCCTGTCGCCACAGGTCACAATTCCCGAACAACTTACCGAAGTAATTACGGTTTTAGAGTTTCCACTACCCCAAGCTGCTGAAATTCGCCAAGAAATCAGCCAAATCTTGAAGAATCTTAATCAAGAGTCCAATCCTAAGGTTATTGATGACTTAGTAAGAGCCAGTCAAGGTTTATCCTTAGAACGCATTCGACGGGTTTTAGCAAAGGCGATCGCCGAACATGGAGAATTAACACCCGAAGATGTGGAATTAATCTTGGCAGAAAAACGGCAGACCATTCGCCAGACCCAAATTTTAGAGTTTTATCCTTCCACTGCCGAAATTAGTGATATTGGCGGTTTGGATAATCTCAAGGAATGGTTACTAAGGCGAGGTAATGCTTTTTCAGAACGGGCAAGGCAGTATGGTTTACCCCATCCCAAGGGTTTACTATTAGCAGGAATTCAAGGAACGGGCAAATCTTTAACAGCCAAAGCCATCGCCCACCATTGGCATTTACCCTTACTACGTTTAGATGTGGGCAGATTATTTGCAGGCTTAGTGGGCGAAAGTGAATCCCGAACTAGACAAATGATTCAACTGGCAGAGGCATTGTCCCCTTGCGTATTATGGATTGATGAAATTGATAAAGCTTTTTCTAGTAACTCCGATGGGCGCGGCGATTCTGGTACCACTGGACGGGTATTTGGAACGCTTTTAACTTGGATGGCAGAAAAAAACTCTCCTGTCTTTATCGTGGCAACTGCTAATAATATCCGTCAACTCCCCCCTGAGCTTTTGCGTAAAGGTCGGTTTGATGAGGTGTTTTTTGTCGGGCTTCCTACTCAGTCTGAACGAGAACAGATTTTTACAGTCCACCTAACTAAATTTCGCCCCTTAAATTTACGTAACTATGACTGCGATCGCCTCGCATACGAAACCCCTAACTTTTCGGGTGCGGAAATCGAACAGGCAATTATTGAAGCAATGCACCTAGGATTTAGCCAAAATCGTGACTTTACCACCGAAGATATTTTAGAAGCAGTCAGCCAAATTGTTCCCCTTGCCCAAACTGCCCAAAAGGAAATTCAACTCCTCCAAGAATGGGCAGCCTCTGGTAAAGCTCGGCTTGCTTCAAGACAGAATCTGCTTAATTCATAGAGAAAAACCTAATTCCCTGTAATAACTTAGTTATCTACTTATATTTATAAAAATGCCATTCCATCAGCATTTCTAAGTTATAAAGAATACCCAATTCAAACAAATTCTGAGTTAATATTTCTTTAGGAAAAAGAAGTAAACTATGTCGAAAATAATTGATGGAGAAGGCTTAGAGGAACAAAGAAGTGGGATTACTTGGTATGAAGATTCGAGTGATCCAGTAATTCGTGATCCAGCTCTATCACAAGCTAGTTCAGTTTGGCGCGGTGCTAATGAGATTTCATTCAAGTTACTTCGATGTGTTGAAGCGATGCGGGATCTCTCAAAAAGTATGGAAAGCCTATCCAAACTTGATGATCCTAATACCGATAAGAGATTAGTAAAGCAACTTTCATCACCACTTTATTCATTAGCTACTGGTATTAAAGATATGTTTAATGAACTAGAAAGTAATGTTAAAAACTATATTGAAATAGACCCTCAACAGCTTAAATTTCTTATCAATAAAAAAGAGCGATTTTTAGCAAATGTCCCATTAGACAATAAAAGTGATTTACGAATTGTTAGAGACAAGATTGATTCTCACATAGACAAAGTTGCAGTAAATGAGCCAGAAGAATATTGGAAAAAAGTAGATCTACGATCCTTCTTAGAGTGGATAGGAATTTGTTTAGTAGAAGTTTTTGAACTACTTTATCTAGATGTTTATAGTTGGGAAAGGGAAAGTGGACATCCTGAGATATGGAGTTTAATGATGGTTGATGAAAAGCTAGTTGACTTCTATATGCAGAATGGCGAGCCAGAATCAATAGTAAATGTAACCTTAGTAAAATCGCCAAAGTATGGAGTAATGAGGGAAATCGAAACTTTTGCAAGTCTGTTTAATAAGGTGGCTAGTAAATGTGAGGGTATGAGCTTAATAGAGATTATTGAAAACAAAACATTATAAGTTCTAAAGGGATACATGAGGCATCAGTCGATCGCTTGGCACCATTAGGCAAAGTAAACCGTGTACTAGAGTTAGAGTCAAATCCGATTCCCATACCGTCAATATCTGTCCAATTTGCTAATTGCTGGTTTAACTTACAAATTACGATTACCAGTCTCTGCGCCCGTGGGTGGCATATTTATTTATTCTTGTGCTTCTTGGGTTACTTATAGTGCGATTATAGCTACTGTATTTTATCCAAGTCTTTACAAATTGCTTGCTTAGACTTTAATCCAATTCTAAAATAGCTCCTAGAAGCTTTCTTGCAAATTTAACATAGCAAATTAATGACCGTACCTCCATCTACCGCATCCTTACCTATTCCTGTAATCGTGGCGGGAGCAACAGGTAAAATGGGACGAGAAACCATCAAGGCGATCGCTAAATCCCCAGACTTAACCCTAATTGGCGCAACAGGTCGTACCCATATTGGCGAAGATATTGGAGAAGTAGTAGGCTGTGGCGAGTTGGAAATTCCTGTGACCAATGATTTAGAGATTTTATTAGCACAGGGAGCGCAAGAAAAACAGTTGGCGGTAATGGTCGATTTTACCCATCCTAGCCTTGTCTATGACCATATTCGCTCTAGTATTGCCTATGGCGTGCGCCCAGTAGTAGGGACAACGGGATTAAGTGAGTCGGAATTACAAGAATTAGCTGCCTTTGCCGATAAAGCTAGTACGGGTTGCCTCATTGTGCCAAATTTTTCTATTGGTATGGTTCTACTCCAACAGGCGGCGATCGCTGCGGCTAAATATTTCGATCATGTGGAAATTATTGAACTGCACCACAACCAAAAAGCTGATGCGCCCAGTGGTACATCTTTACAAACAGCCCAAATGTTAGCGGAACTGGGACAAACCTTTAATACTTCCAATGCCTCCGAAACCGAACATATCGCTGGAGCCAGAGGAGCTTTATTTGCTGAAAATATTCGTATTCATAGCATACGTTTACCAGGACTAATTGCCCATCAAGAGGTGATTTTTGGAGCCTTGGGAGAAACCTACAGACTGAAACACGATACAAGCGATCGCAGTTGTTATATGGCGGGAGTATTACTGGGAATCCGTAGGATTATTCACCTTAAGCAGTTAGTCTATGGCATCGAGAAGCTACTTTAGGTAAATAACTGGAGATAATCTATTTATTCTCTAATAAATCTGTGATATAAATACTTGAATTTTTTAAATACCCCCCCCTAATGCTAAACCTTAAATCAGTTGTTCTAAGTATTCTTGCTGTAGGCACTTCTAGTGCAGTACTCCCTCTTTCTAGCTATGCCGTCACTCTTACCTTTAGTGACCAAGCTACCTTTTTAACTAATATTGCACCGGGCTTTTACCTAGAAAATTTTGGTAGTGCATCAAGATGAGGTAGTATAGAGAAAAGAGATAGTAGATAAAGACATGGAATGCCTATTGTGTGGACATCATAAAGTTTATGGACATGGTACAACCAGCAAAGGCAACGTCAGGTATGAATGTCCTAAATGTAAGAAGACATTTGTGGAGACCTTGGATACGATTTACTATCATCGGCATATAGATGCAGAAAAGATTCATTTAGTCCTGCAAAGCCAAAGTGAAGGAGTAAGCTTACGAGGTATAGCAAGATTGAGTGGATTAGCATATAACACAGTGGTTAGCATAATTAGACAAGCCTCACAGAAAGCCCAAATGGTTCATAACCAAGAAGTTAAAGCAGTAGAGACAGAAGAAATCAGTAGTGATGAAATGTGGTCATTCGTAGGAAAAAACAGAAAAACTGCTTACCAACAGAACTTGAGTCAGGAGACTGTTGGATTGGGGTAAGCATAGGTAATGATAGTGGATTGATTTTAGCGGCAAGAGTAGGAAAACATACGGATGAATTAATTGAGGAGATAGTTAGGAAAGACCGATTGCCAGCATTGGAATACTGATGGGTGGGGAGGATATGAGAGAGTGTTGGCAGAATATGTAGAACACTATATCGGCAAAGATCGCACTCAAAGAATAGAGAGGACGAATGGTATTTTAAGGCAACAGACAGGTAGATTTCATCGACGACAGCATAAATTCAGCAAGTTATGGGAGTGGACTGAAATAGCAGTCAGATTATTAGTCACATTTTTTAATTGGATATGGATTCACTCTCGAAAAAAGACAACTGCTGCCCAGAGAGCTAATTTAACCAATAGAAAGTGGACTTGGGATAATATTTGCACCTACTCTACTTTACTTTGACGCACTACCAAAATTTTGATACTCAACAAACAACTAGTGCTTTTAATGGGCCTATATTCTTCAGTAATAATGGATTTTCCTACAATATCTCTGTCACTGGTCCAGGCAGTAACCAGTTTTTTAACTCATTTGCCTTTGGTAGCCCCGCTATAAGCCTTAATAATGATACAGACACTATTTTGGTCAGTTTTACT
Encoded here:
- a CDS encoding ParA family protein, whose protein sequence is MQVTSVINYKGGVGKTSITANLASELAWLGYRVLLLDMDAQASLTFSFIKPEVWQQEYASSKTIKKWFDAITQQGAFSLESLVTTPETVNTEIKKSGNGGRLDLIPSNLGLINVDLELATQLGGANIRR
- a CDS encoding AAA family ATPase, encoding MTFISELNLILRARYPILYIPSPEEERVESAVQDVAKQLGRKVYIWDFVDGYQGETAVGKRNPLQALEFIEKITVGAVFILRDFDRFLDDIAIARKLRNLQRHLKGQSQNITILSPQVTIPEQLTEVITVLEFPLPQAAEIRQEISQILKNLNQESNPKVIDDLVRASQGLSLERIRRVLAKAIAEHGELTPEDVELILAEKRQTIRQTQILEFYPSTAEISDIGGLDNLKEWLLRRGNAFSERARQYGLPHPKGLLLAGIQGTGKSLTAKAIAHHWHLPLLRLDVGRLFAGLVGESESRTRQMIQLAEALSPCVLWIDEIDKAFSSNSDGRGDSGTTGRVFGTLLTWMAEKNSPVFIVATANNIRQLPPELLRKGRFDEVFFVGLPTQSEREQIFTVHLTKFRPLNLRNYDCDRLAYETPNFSGAEIEQAIIEAMHLGFSQNRDFTTEDILEAVSQIVPLAQTAQKEIQLLQEWAASGKARLASRQNLLNS
- the dapB gene encoding 4-hydroxy-tetrahydrodipicolinate reductase, with the protein product MTVPPSTASLPIPVIVAGATGKMGRETIKAIAKSPDLTLIGATGRTHIGEDIGEVVGCGELEIPVTNDLEILLAQGAQEKQLAVMVDFTHPSLVYDHIRSSIAYGVRPVVGTTGLSESELQELAAFADKASTGCLIVPNFSIGMVLLQQAAIAAAKYFDHVEIIELHHNQKADAPSGTSLQTAQMLAELGQTFNTSNASETEHIAGARGALFAENIRIHSIRLPGLIAHQEVIFGALGETYRLKHDTSDRSCYMAGVLLGIRRIIHLKQLVYGIEKLL